A genomic window from Glycine soja cultivar W05 chromosome 10, ASM419377v2, whole genome shotgun sequence includes:
- the LOC114372062 gene encoding reticulocalbin-2-like isoform X2 → MAKASIFIYILVAAALLLFLSHSPDKHSGHRHRRLKLRSNFTLAPSRHHAVAFDPLVAELERHREDKEWEKQIIHQAHPELESDPAPAHESQPEWEDFMDAEDYLNDEDKFNVTNRLILLFPKIDVDPTDWFVTEHELTQWNLQQAQREVLHRTQREMELHDKNHDGFVSFSEYDPPSWVQNADNESFGYDMGWWKEEHFNASDADGDGVLNLTEFNDFLHPADSKNPKLLQWLCKEEVRERDTDRDEKVNFKEFFHGLFDLVRNYDEESHNDTDNSMDAPARGLFAQLDKDGDGYLSDVELLPIIGKLHPSEQYYAKQQADYIISQVITVTNLQSPC, encoded by the exons ATGGCCAAAGCGTCGATATTCATTTACATACTCGTCGCAGCGGCGCTTCTCTTATTCCTCTCTCATTCCCCGGATAAGCACTCCGGCCACCGCCACCGCCGCCTCAAGCTCCGCTCCAACTTCACCCTCGCCCCCTCGCGCCACCACGCCGTCGCCTTCGACCCTCTCGTCGCTGAGCTCGAGCGCCACCGCGAGGACAAGGAGTGGGAGAAGCAGATAATCCACCAGGCCCATCCCGAACTGGAGTCGGACCCGGCCCCGGCCCACGAGTCCCAGCCCGAGTGGGAGGACTTCATGGACGCCGAGGATTACCTCAATGACGAGGACAAGTTTAATGTTACCAACAGGTTGATACTCTTGTTCCCGAAGATCGATGTGGACCCCACCGATTGGTTCGTGACGGAGCACGAGTTGACTCAGTGGAACCTCCAGCAGGCCCAGCGCGAGGTCCTGCATCGCACGCAGAGGGAGATGGAGCTTCACGATAAGAACCACGATGGCTTCGTTTCCTTCTCCGAGTACGATCCTCCCAGTTGGGTTCAAAATGCAG ATAATGAGTCTTTCGGTTATGATATGGGTTGGTGGAAAGAAGAGCATTTTAATGCATCGGATGCTGATGGAGATGGTGTTCTAAACTTAACTGAATTCAATGA CTTTCTGCACCCTGCTGACAGCAAAAACCCTAAGCTTCTTCAGTGGTTGTGCAAGGAGGAAGTCAG GGAAAGAGATACCGACAGAGATGAGAAGGTCAACTTTAAAGAATTTTTCCATGGGCTATTTGATTTGGTAAGGAACTATGATGAAGAAAGTCACAATGACACAGATAATTCAATGGATGCTCCAGCTAGAGGGTTGTTTGCTCAGCTTGACAAGGATGGGGACGG GTACTTGTCTGATGTTGAACTACTGCCCATAATTGGCAAACTCCATCCATCTGAGCAGTATTATGCAAAACAACAAGCAGATTATATCATTTCACAG GTGATTACAGTTACCAACTTACAATCCCCTTGCTGA
- the LOC114372062 gene encoding reticulocalbin-2-like isoform X1 yields MAKASIFIYILVAAALLLFLSHSPDKHSGHRHRRLKLRSNFTLAPSRHHAVAFDPLVAELERHREDKEWEKQIIHQAHPELESDPAPAHESQPEWEDFMDAEDYLNDEDKFNVTNRLILLFPKIDVDPTDWFVTEHELTQWNLQQAQREVLHRTQREMELHDKNHDGFVSFSEYDPPSWVQNADNESFGYDMGWWKEEHFNASDADGDGVLNLTEFNDFLHPADSKNPKLLQWLCKEEVRERDTDRDEKVNFKEFFHGLFDLVRNYDEESHNDTDNSMDAPARGLFAQLDKDGDGYLSDVELLPIIGKLHPSEQYYAKQQADYIISQADEDKDGRLTLTEMIENPYVFYSAIFNDDEDDDDDYHDEFR; encoded by the exons ATGGCCAAAGCGTCGATATTCATTTACATACTCGTCGCAGCGGCGCTTCTCTTATTCCTCTCTCATTCCCCGGATAAGCACTCCGGCCACCGCCACCGCCGCCTCAAGCTCCGCTCCAACTTCACCCTCGCCCCCTCGCGCCACCACGCCGTCGCCTTCGACCCTCTCGTCGCTGAGCTCGAGCGCCACCGCGAGGACAAGGAGTGGGAGAAGCAGATAATCCACCAGGCCCATCCCGAACTGGAGTCGGACCCGGCCCCGGCCCACGAGTCCCAGCCCGAGTGGGAGGACTTCATGGACGCCGAGGATTACCTCAATGACGAGGACAAGTTTAATGTTACCAACAGGTTGATACTCTTGTTCCCGAAGATCGATGTGGACCCCACCGATTGGTTCGTGACGGAGCACGAGTTGACTCAGTGGAACCTCCAGCAGGCCCAGCGCGAGGTCCTGCATCGCACGCAGAGGGAGATGGAGCTTCACGATAAGAACCACGATGGCTTCGTTTCCTTCTCCGAGTACGATCCTCCCAGTTGGGTTCAAAATGCAG ATAATGAGTCTTTCGGTTATGATATGGGTTGGTGGAAAGAAGAGCATTTTAATGCATCGGATGCTGATGGAGATGGTGTTCTAAACTTAACTGAATTCAATGA CTTTCTGCACCCTGCTGACAGCAAAAACCCTAAGCTTCTTCAGTGGTTGTGCAAGGAGGAAGTCAG GGAAAGAGATACCGACAGAGATGAGAAGGTCAACTTTAAAGAATTTTTCCATGGGCTATTTGATTTGGTAAGGAACTATGATGAAGAAAGTCACAATGACACAGATAATTCAATGGATGCTCCAGCTAGAGGGTTGTTTGCTCAGCTTGACAAGGATGGGGACGG GTACTTGTCTGATGTTGAACTACTGCCCATAATTGGCAAACTCCATCCATCTGAGCAGTATTATGCAAAACAACAAGCAGATTATATCATTTCACAG GCAGACGAGGACAAGGATGGCCGTCTTACTTTGACTGAGATGATTGAGAACCCATATGTATTTTATAGTGCTATTTTCAacgatgatgaagatgatgacgaCGATTACCATGATGAGTTCCGGTAA
- the LOC114371023 gene encoding aluminum-activated malate transporter 12-like, with translation MAESNYFASNNRRHWIWKNMNSVGEKVKRYSGLAWRTAVKVGKEDPRRVVHSLKVGLALTLVSLLYLIKPLFRGIGQNAMSAVLTVVVVMEFTVGATLGKGLNRGLGTLLAGSLAFLVEYIADIAGRVFQAVFIGAAVFVLGATTTYVRFIPHIKKNYDYGVMIFLLTFNLITVSSYRVDNVWEIAKDRIATIAIGGGLCLVMSLLVFPNWSGEDLHNSTISKLEGLANSIEACVVRYFHDSENQETQDDSTEDLIYKGYKAVLDSRAKDETLALQASWEPRWSRYWHRIPWRQYTKVGTTLRQFSYTVVALHGCLLSEIQTPGSIRALYKDSCIKLAEEVSKALRELANSIRDKRQFSPQVLSDNLNEALQNLNDDLKSQPQLFLGSKKFGGTTHPEEDTKVSFSSVRSDCSSMFEYKSKEHSGEMSMEGHKKVLKPLMSKIAMTSLEFSEALPFAAFTSMLVEMVAKLDHVIDAVEDLAKLSRFREFRDEDEIVVTCERPKVANNDLPSYALD, from the exons ATGGCTGAAAGCAATTATTTTGCAAGTAACAACAGAAGGCATTGGATTTGGAAGAATATGAATAGTGTTGGTGAGAAAGTGAAAAGATATTCAGGTTTGGCATGGAGAACAGCAGTGAAAGTAGGGAAAGAGGATCCAAGAAGGGTGGTCCATTCTTTGAAAGTGGGCCTGGCTTTGACACTAGTTTCTTTGCTGTATCTAATAAAGCCTTTGTTCAGAGGGATTGGACAAAATGCCATGTCAGCTGTTCTCACTGTGGTTGTGGTGATGGAGTTTACTGTTG GAGCAACATTAGGCAAAGGACTGAATAGAGGGTTGGGGACTCTGCTGGCAGGATCATTGGCATTTCTTGTTGAGTATATTGCAGACATCGCTGGTCGGGTTTTTCAAGCTGTTTTCATTGGTGCTGCAGTTTTTGTTTTAG GAGCTACGACTACTTATGTGAGATTCATCCCCCATATCAAGAAGAATTATGACTATGGTGTTATGATATTTCTCTTGACTTTCAATTTGATAACTGTGTCAAGTTACCGTGTTGATAATGTGTGGGAAATTGCAAAAGATCGTATAGCCACCATTGCTATAGGTGGTGGCCTATGTCTTGTAATGAGCCTATTGGTTTTCCCAAACTGGTCAGGGGAAGACCTCCATAATTCCACCATATCAAAGCTCGAAGGTCTAGCCAACTCTATAGAAG CTTGTGTAGTGAGATATTTTCATGATTCTGAAAATCAAGAAACTCAAGATGATTCAACTGAGGATCTTATTTACAAAGGTTACAAGGCTGTTCTAGATTCCAGAGCTAAAGATGAAACACTG GCATTACAAGCAAGCTGGGAGCCAAGATGGTCAAGGTATTGGCACAGAATCCCATGGAGGCAATATACAAAAGTGGGAACTACTCTTCGCCAGTTTAGTTACACTGTTGTTGCCCTACATGGGTGTCTGCTGTCTGAAATTCAG ACACCGGGGTCGATTCGAGCCCTATACAAAGACTCTTGCATCAAACTTGCAGAAGAAGTGTCTAAAGCACTAAGGGAACTGGCCAACAGCATAAGGGACAAACGTCAATTCTCCCCTCAAGTACTCTCTGATAATCTCAATGAAGCTCTACAAAACCTCAACGATGACTTGAAATCCCAACCACAACTCTTCCTAGGCTCAAAGAAGTTTGGTGGAACCACACATCCTGAAGAAGACACTAAAGTCTCATTTTCAAGTGTTAGGAGTGATTGTTCTTCCATGTTTGAATATAAATCCAAAGAGCATTCTGGTGAAATGTCAATGGAGGGACACAAGAAGGTTTTGAAGCCACTGATGAGTAAGATTGCGATGACTAGCCTTGAGTTCTCAGAAGCACTGCCTTTTGCTGCTTTCACTTCTATGCTTGTGGAAATGGTGGCAAAGCTGGATCATGTTATAGATGCAGTTGAGGACTTGGCCAAATTGTCACGCTTTAGAGAGTTCAGAGATGAAGATGAGattgttgtgacttgtgagagaCCAAAAGTAGCTAACAATGACTTGCCTTCTTATGCATTAGATTAA